cgacccgtccgccaccgttgtcgtgtgcgcctcctccaggagcgccaccgccgtgcgcgcctcctccaggagcgccgccggcgcgtccgcgcctgtctgggctgccatCGTGCCGCccacgctcgcgctgcctccctccctagcagctcgaggtccgcgtcggcgctgtCGTCAGCAAAAATGGAACTGCTGATGCTGCCGCGTAGAACCTCGACctctgctgccgccgcacgcgctgcatccgccgccgctgccgcttccgcctccgctctggctgctgccagcttcgATGCCCTTGCCGCCGCTCGCtcacgttcctctgccgcggcaagttcagcctcctgccgacgccgcgtgctcgaggcgaccgagcgctgagactgtcatgcggacatgacgcgctaccggggggctgctgcgtggggagagggctgcttcagacaagctgcgcagagggagaggagcgagcaggagcggccggagctactgctgctcccagctggggctgttgcgaggctgggaagggagatgagcaggagatgctcaggctacatgatagtacggctctgataccacttgttagtcgctgaattcttactcttggtagtagtagaattcttactctcatcgagagaggatgacactaggagttgaggtaattttctggtttatttctcgcacaaatgtcatgccaacctgaggggttagggatatatatttataggctgctagccagccaagcatatgccaagatgctagatactaatatgctgtcctaaaacagatgttgtcctagatgctaagatgttgtcttagccagtcaaggatgctgtccttgatgggcagcaagaccaccatacagccacaaggaccatatgctgcagccccacaaagaccagccaacacagagacttatcTCATCACCCATGTGTCTCATCTATAAAGGTAGCTATGCAATTAAGTCCTGAACGGCGCTTATAGAATAATTTATCTCCCTTTTTCTCTCTAGCATTTTATCAAAGCAGTCATTTGTAATACACATTTTATATTATACAAGTACATAACTAAAAGGGTAAATAACAATTCATATGCATAACAAGGACCTTAATACTAGTGGTATTTCACAAGTTTGTTAAGGGAGGTATGTAGATTAGTTTGTAGGTTACTAATACTTTAAGCTAGTCTTGTTGCTTCCAAATCATAAAGAGTGGTTGACCCAAAAAATACATGCACATGCTCAGCAGATCATTGATGAGTTTGCTCTGCCAATCCCATAGTCAAAACTCAAAACTCCGCTGAGCCTATTTTTCTTTGTACTAATAGCTCTGTTGTATATGCGTAATCATAAGCAGAAGTTTACAGCTTAATACAATGCATCAAATGCTAGTTCATTCATCTAAACTGGCATTATGATCATTATCCATTAGGGCCTGTTTAGGAAATGTTAAAATATGCCAAATTAATAGGGATAAATGGTTCAGTAAACACAAAAACTAATTCATTCATAAGGAATCTCAACTTAAATCAGCTGAAGTGCCACAATAATAACTATGGACTGTGTACTGTATAGTTTATGGTGTGAACAATTCCGTAATTCTAAATATATATGGTGTAGCATCATTTAAACCTAACCATAAACCAGCAAATGGTGCTTCAATTAATTATGGAGTGAGAGACAAGTATACTCTGTTCAGccatccagtgagcatatgacaTACTTATGACATACTCTGTTCAGccatccagtgagcatatgacaTTATAAGATACATTGTTTAGTCACTTCCACTTAATATTAATCATTACGTTATCCACACTAATACAAAGTATGCACTCGTCTTATGAATCCCAATGCACTTTTACTAGTAATGCACCAAGCAAAGCAGGCAGATAGCATTTAGTTAGTGTATTGGAAAGCAATTTGTTTCCATTTTTGTAATTCTTGGAGTCCCTATTAAATTTTAAAATGCGATTAAACTAACCAAAATACACATGACTATTGGTTCTAGATTTTACCTTTTAGAATGCCAAGTACTCGATGAAGTGAAACAACAGGATCAACCTTTTCAAACTCCAAAGCAGACTCTCCTGCCACAAGTGCAATAAGAACTGCTCCACCAGAGACAGTGTGGTAGCTGTAGAAGAGAAAGAACTCCCCACGCTTGCTGCTCTCCTTATTCAAACACCCAAATGTGTCAATATCCTCATCCCAAAACACATGGGGAAACACCATGGCTACCTTGTTCAACAACCCAAACCCCAACCTCTTTATTGCCCCAAGCTTCTCCTCAGGCAACTCTGGGTCAAATACGACGCTCCCACTCTTGAGCACCCCAAGGGGCACGGTGCAGAGCACCATATCAGCCTGGAAAATCTGACCTTCTTCCACTGTGACACTAACCCCATCCCCTCCATGTTCAATCCGCGACACCTTCTTCTCATAGAGTACCGGCACCCCATCAGACAATGCATGTATGAGGCGATAATTCCCTCCAGCTAAGAAACAATGGTCTCCTCCCATCTCATAAGGATCGTCCTGGTCCCAGTGCGCGAGTGAAAGCTCCGATAGGCAACCGGCATTGGAGAATTCCAGATTTGCAAAATGCCAATCCAAAACCATTCTCTCGTCATCGGTCCTGGCCACATGGTAGAGCCTCCTGAGCTTCTCTATAGCTTCTCCCAGCGAGATTCTCTCTGCAGCCTCATTAAGACACTCCCGGAGTCTGGTGGCGTGATCGAGAAGCGTGTTGAACACCAGATCGATACTCCTATCCAGCCTAGTCTCCACGGTCCGGCCATCGGGATAGTAGAGCGGGCAGCGGTCCCTCACCTTATGCAGCGGAAGACCAAGCTGCCGCGCGAGCACGCCGAGCGGGTTGGCGTGGATACCGGTGATAACGCTGCCGCCGAGCTCGACAGCGGCGTTGTCCTCACCTAGCCGGGCCGTGTAGACGCGGCCGCCGGGGCGCGCGCGGCCCTCGAGGACGAGCACCCGGAGACCGAAGCGGAGGAGCTGGCGCGCGGCGGCGAGACCGGCGAGCCCCGCGCCGACGACGAGGACGGCCGCGGCGCCCTGGGTGGCGGCGTCCGGGGGCGGCGCGGCGGGGAAGGCGGCGGAGACGCCGAAGTTGATGTGGCCCTCGCGGGCGAGGTACCGGTGTGCGGCGGCGACGAGGCGGTCGTAGGAGGCGGCGACGGTCTCGAGGACGCGCGCGAGCGGCAGCGACGCGCCCGGATCGGCGCGCCAGGACGCGAGGATGTGGTTGCGGACGACGATGTAGTCGTTGGGCGCGTCGGCGATGTGGGCCGGGAGGAGCGGCCGCTCCTCCGGGAGCAGCTCGTCGATGGGGAACCCCAGGGACAGCGCGATGAGcgcctccgtctccgtctcccgCTGCCGCTCCTCCGCCGACAGCCGGCGCAACCGCCGCACGCGGCGCGAGGCGGCGTCGCCGAGTAACGCCTGCAGCTCGGCGTCGAGGAGGGACTCGTCGTACGAAGCCGGGCGCGTCGACGCCGCGCGGCGCTGCGGCCGGCGAGGCGGCGACAGCGACATCGCCGGCGGAATCGAAGCGCCGCCGGCGGCGAGGGGTTTTGGTGTTTGTGGATGCTCGCTGCGCAGCGTAGCCTTGGGTTTGGTTTTGGGGATGGAGAGGTGGGTGGGAACTCAATGCTGGGTGGCGTGACGTGATAATGACAGGTGGGCCCGGAGTTGCAGCGTGGGAACGCGTGGAGTGGCGCCTGCGCGGATGACGTGGAGTACTGGGGTGTTCCGTTTTGGGGGCCACTGACAGTGTATGCCTTTTGCCTGGCTCGGCAACGACAATGGATGGGCACCCATATCTTCTTTTCGCCGCGCATGAGAATGGGCTGTGGGCCCATGTGTGGTGCCCACATGTCATGCCGTGACGTCGGTATGCGCGCAGTGGAGGTGCGCCGCTAATGTGGATGTTGGGCTCCACCGCCTGAAGTGGTGAAATTGAAGAAAGCTGAGTGATCGTTTAGTTTCTAAAaaattttcaaaaagtgctacagtatttatcacatcaaattttgtgatacgtgtatgaagcattaaatgtagacgaaaaaaactaattacacagtttggttggaaattgcgaaacgaacgttttgagcctaattagtccatgattaaacactaattatcaaataaaaacgaaagtgctacggtagccaaatttccgaatttcgcgaactaaacacagcgtTAGTAGCACAAATCTTTAATGAAGAAGAATTTCACCACATCATCGCGATGTAATCTGACAAATTTGAACGTGAGATGACAATCTATCGGCACGAGTCAGGCTAATAACAGTCGGTACCTTTTGACCTCTCGTGATACAGAAAACTCTAGAGAGCTACTGGTAGGGTAAGTAAATAAACcccttgttcgctggttggtgctggtgttgatttaggctggctggtgcttgtttttttgagagaaaaacattgttggctagttgaataagcctggctgaaatcaacaagcgaacagggtgattgaACAAATCTATACGCTTCCCCCTGGCGTATGGCGACCGGACGCCACCAAAAAATACATACTCCGCGACCGGCACTGTAGCTACTTAAAAAATGTTAAGTGGACTCTAGAAAAGTATAGAGAAGTACTGTAGATGAATATAACAAGCTATTACTGCCACTCATCCTTTCTGAGCAAACCTAGACGCGAACttctctacacctaaaaaaacTCTAACGTCATCATCTATCCGGTGATACCAAATATCGATTCATGTTCACGTGTCCTCGTCCGATACGAAATCCTCCACTCGGAGCTCAATATGTCCGCGTCCTACCCGGTTCCGATGCAAAAACCGGGTCCACGCATCTGTGTCCGATATGAAGTCCTCGAAGCTTACGCGTTTGCGTCCGATTATTGAGGTTCACTTAAAATAATCATGACCCTGATACAAAGCACGGGCATATATATCtagtttataaaaaaattaaagaaagaaagaaaatcaGAAAAACAGCCGGAAACAAAAGCCCAACTGCTACTGAGCTTTTAGTTAACCTACAATTTTcgtttcattaaattaaaatattgTCTAACTACGAAACCTGTTGAAACAATGTGCGGGCACTTTTCAAGCGCGGCAACCCCACGCATTGTTCTAGTGCACAATGAAATCGTGAGTGTCCAATAATTGGTGAGACTACCCGTGTCCAATTTATTTACTCCTATAGATTTCTCTCAAAAAAAATTACTCCTATAGATATGTGGCAACTTCTTCTTAGACAATGTATTGCAATAGTTTATAGCTGAATTCATCAATGGCCCTATTCGTTTCGCTGAATTTTTGGCTTATGATGATATTTATGCTGaaatgctgtgagagaaaaacactattggttCATTGAAAAGTACTATTGAAGCAGTGCAGCAGAATAAGGCCACAGTATTTTGCTCATACAAATGAGAGAAGGAAAAATAGATAGAAGAACTTGACTCCTATACAAGCAACAGGCTAGGCACAtgagcctatatatatatatacattgatAGATCCAGATGATAACAAGTGGATGCAAGAAGAAACAAGAAAGATAATGTGAGACATTGAGTGAAAAGTAGTGTGATGCAATTAAAAACTGTTTGTAGATAAATAGACACAACTATTGTATAACTAGACACTACAGTTCATTAGTTATATTATACACTTGTACTAAATTTTTTTGCTTGTTTCTAAGGGTCTCTTTGGTAATGTTTGGGTTTTCTAAAAaagatgaagctaggaaaaaacaCGCTTTGGTGGCTTCAGCTTTTGAGCAAAAAATGACTTCTATTTTACCATTTTTGTTTTGGTTTTGCCTTCAGAAGCTGTTTCTCATATGTGCTTCTTTGGTACGGCTTTTGATTAAGCTGATAAAAAAAAGTCACGACAAAAGTCCCACCGAAGAGGGCTAAGATAAATTTAAGTTTTTTATCTATATGCCCGTGATGTATTAATTCGAGACAGAGATCTCCTATGGAGATTACTCCCTACGCAAAGTTTGGCATATGGACCAAATATTTCTCGCAAATTTGGGCGCAAActcggattttttttttcttacagGACAGGGACAGGGACGGGGGAGCCATTCTAGATGCCCCCCTCCTACACGGAGATGGACACATGGTCACATGGACCATATCTTTCTTGCAAAGCTTTGACGAAACAGCCATTTTTCTCATAGTAGAAGAGGGGAATGGGGATGGAGTGCCATCTCAGAATTTCCCGTTTTCATCAATACCAAATATGCACCAACTACAAAAACCATCGTATGGTCAGAGTATACGTGTGTTCACACAGTTGAGTGTATGTTCATGTATATAAAAGTCTATGGTCCCGTTTGGTAGGACTCCTTTCAAGCTCCGGTTCTTCCGGAGAAACCCCACCAAACCGTTTAGTAAAATGAACCTTTTTTTAGTGGAAAATAAGGAATCAGAGCTCTTTTGTAGGAGCTATCTAAAACGGCACTGGCTCCTCTGGAGGAGTGTGAGACAAACCCTCCCAAACACACCCTGTGTCTACAGTGGGTCTTGTAAAAAAACTCGAAGAGAAATGATGATCGCTAAAAAAGGCCTTGTGGTTCTGTGGGCTGGCCCATATGACTTTTGGTCGAGCCCAACCATAATCAGtctgttcgcttattggtttcagtcagggcttatcagccataatacagtgtttttctctcacaacaaactagcaccagccgggcttatcagtctagaaaccaaccagcgaacaagctgTTGGGCCCATAGGACATTTGGTTCTGAAGCTTGGCTGCAGCTCACACAGTGTGAGACCTTCAGCTCAGCTGCCACCGTCTCCCGAGAAGAGTCCAGCGCCACCGCGCACCAAGTGGTCCACTGGGGAGGAGCGGAGCCGTGGTGCTGTGCTGAAGGGGCCGTGCGCGGCGACCTCACGAACTCGCCTCGTTGGTCGGCGCCGGATTCGGGTCTTGCCCTCGTCGCATGTGCGCGACGGCGATGCGGTCCCTGTTCGCTGCCTGTTGAACAGCGGCTACCTGCGCGCCTCGCCAGTTCACTTGCTCGTCGCGAGCGAGACCTCGGGTTGTTTAGGAGGCCGCCTTCGCTGTCCTCCCTCCCTAGTGAGCGCAATTCCTCTTGAAATTTCGAGACTTCGATTCAGGATCTTGCTCCTTCTCAGTGCATCTGAGCCAGTGCAGATCCGGCTCATCACCGTGACCAATTCGGGTGTGCTCGAGGTTCGAAACACAATAGTTCAACACAGGACCAAGCGACGTGGCAACAAGCTGCATGCTTACCGACTTGTCATCAACCACTTCGATTACATTGGAGAACCCAAGGAACTTGACACTGTGAAAGCGTCGTACCACATCACCCAGGGTGCAATTATGAGAAAACTTGTCCCAATCAAATTCAGGTactagaagaagaggaaaggtCAAGAGGATTGGTGTGTTACCGACAAAATCAAGAAAAAATGTTGGGATCAAATGGTAAAAT
This DNA window, taken from Miscanthus floridulus cultivar M001 chromosome 13, ASM1932011v1, whole genome shotgun sequence, encodes the following:
- the LOC136500757 gene encoding lysine-specific histone demethylase 1 homolog 2-like gives rise to the protein MSLSPPRRPQRRAASTRPASYDESLLDAELQALLGDAASRRVRRLRRLSAEERQRETETEALIALSLGFPIDELLPEERPLLPAHIADAPNDYIVVRNHILASWRADPGASLPLARVLETVAASYDRLVAAAHRYLAREGHINFGVSAAFPAAPPPDAATQGAAAVLVVGAGLAGLAAARQLLRFGLRVLVLEGRARPGGRVYTARLGEDNAAVELGGSVITGIHANPLGVLARQLGLPLHKVRDRCPLYYPDGRTVETRLDRSIDLVFNTLLDHATRLRECLNEAAERISLGEAIEKLRRLYHVARTDDERMVLDWHFANLEFSNAGCLSELSLAHWDQDDPYEMGGDHCFLAGGNYRLIHALSDGVPVLYEKKVSRIEHGGDGVSVTVEEGQIFQADMVLCTVPLGVLKSGSVVFDPELPEEKLGAIKRLGFGLLNKVAMVFPHVFWDEDIDTFGCLNKESSKRGEFFLFYSYHTVSGGAVLIALVAGESALEFEKVDPVVSLHRVLGILKGKI